TTCAATCCACCGTTAGCAACGATTTCATTAGTAAGTCCCCATTTCTTTGCATCAGCATTAGAAACAGTAACATAGTTATCCCAAGAAACTCTTGTTAATGGATCTGGAAACTCTTGCAACCAAGGGTTATTAGCTTGTTGACCATCACCCATACCAGTTTTAGTATACAATACTAATTCTAAACCAGTAGATTTTGCTTGAGCCAATGCGTTTGCAGCACCAGTATAATCAGCAGTTCCACCAGCAGCAGCAGGTATTACTCCAACATAAACACCATCATGTAATACTTGATTCCAAGAAGAACCTGCAGTTACTGAAGCTGAAAAAGCTTTCAAATAATCATAGTATGTTCCAGGAATACCGTTTATTGATAATAAAATATCTTGAAATTGTTTTGTATTAAATAATGGACGAATAGTTGGTTGAGTCAAACTATAAGTTCCTTTAGTTAAAGTTAAATCTCCCCAAGCCTCTAAGTAATGAGGAACTGGTGCAGCTATTGTAGTCAAAGAAGCAGTCTCATCTTCTTTTAATGACAATGCAACTGAAGTTTTTACTTTTTTCAATCCTTCAACAAATAATTTACTATCTGCTAAAGTATATACTGGATTAACTCCACTCATGATTAAAGTATGAACACTTCCTGCGTTCATGTCTTTTAATAATTGAGCTACTTTTTCATTAGAACCTTTGCGAATTTGTCTAGAACCAGAAGTACTAAAAGATTCACTTGCTAAAACTTGATTAATAGCTAATACTAATAATTGAGCATTTTTATCTTGAATACCAGAAACCAAAAGTCCCTTTGTACCAGCAGCTTTTAATTGTTGAGCCGCTTTAGTAACATCCGCTTTAAATGCAGCATCTAATGAATTAGCAACAGATGAACCAGTAATAATACTATATATAAGAACTAATGCTTGCTTTTGATTAGCAGTTGACATTGCAACACGCTTATCAGCAGCAGCACCCGATAAAGTCATATTAGACTCTAACTGTATATGTTTTGAGATTTTTTTACTTCCAGTAGTTCCTGACGGGATTCTACCTTTAGCATACCCAGCATCATATCCTCCACCTTGCCAGTCTCCAAGGAAATCAGCACCAACAGAAACAATCACTGAAGCTTTTGAGAAATCATAATCAACTAAAGCTCTTTCTCCGTAAACACTTTCAAAAGCATCTAAAGCTTCTGAAGAAGAAACAGCATCATATATAACATGCTTAGCATTTGGATTAGCACCAATAAAATCAGCGATAAGCTTTTCAGTTGATGGACTAGCTAAAGTATTCGTTAAAAATACAACTTGTCCTCCTTTTGCTTTAGCATCAACAATACTAGATTTAATTTTTGAATCAACAGCTGACCAAGAAGCATTTTTAGCATCTAGCTTAGGCTCTTTTAAACGCATACTGTCATATAAAGACAATATAGAACCGTGAATTCTAGCATTAGCTGAAAATTTTGCTCCAGCAATAGTATTATTATCTATTTTAATTGGACGCCCTTCACGTGTTTTAACCAAAAGGTTCGCAAAATCAAAACCATCAAAAACCGAAGTTGCATAATAATCTGCTACTCCAGGAATGATTTGTTCTGGTTGCGACACATAAGGAATCGCATAATGCACAGGACCCTCGCACGCAGCAAGAGAAGCTGCAGCTGTACTAAAACCAACGTACTTTAAAAAGTCACGACGTGTAGTTGAAGAAGAAGACAAAGCCGCTTCATTTCCTAAAAACTCATCCGTAGGAATCTCTTCAACAAATTCGTTATTTCTAAGCGCCTCAACAATAGAACTATTTACGTCTAGTTCTTCAACACTTTTCCAGTATTTTTTGTTTGATGACATATTATATATAAATATTAATCTTAATAATTTCTTTTTTGTTCTATCCTTTAATTATCAACCACTTTTTATCGCGGTATAGCATTAAATTCTTAATAGTGACATTTACCACACTCTAAACCACCCATTTGAGCAGCTGTAAGCTTATCAACGCCGTATTTTTTAGAAAGTTCTTCGTGTATTTTTTTGTAATACTCATTACCTTCCATTTTAACATCGGTCTTTCTGTGGCAATTAATACACCATCCCATTGTTAAAGGAGAGAATTGTTTCATTATTTCAAATTCCTGAACAGGACCGTGACAAGTTTGACATTCAATACCCGCAGTAGTAACGTGTTGAGAGTGATTAAAATAAACAAAATCAGGCAAGTTATGGATACGAACCCATTTTACAGGTTCAGTTTTCCCAGTATAAGATTGCTTTGTAGCATCCCAACCGACAGCTTTATATAATTTTTGAATTTGCTCATCATAGAAAGCTTTGCTGTACTCAGGAGTTGCAGTAGTTTCAGCAACTTCACTAATGCTTTTATGACAGTTCATACAAACATTTAGAGATGGAATTCCAGCAGTTTTACTTACACGAGATGCAGAGTGACAATATTTACAATTGATTTCATTATCACCAGCGTGAATTCTATGAGAATAATGTATTGGTTGAATAGGCTCATAATTTTGATCCACCCCAACCTGCATTAAGAAACCATATACTAAATAAGCACCAGCAAGCAATAAAAATATAGCTGAAACTAAAACTAAGAATTGGTTCTTTACAAATGCTTTCCAAATTGGCATCGTTGGCTCTTTAGCAACAACTTCAATACCATTTGCAGCAGCAACTTTTCTTAACACTTTATTAACCAATACTAACATTACGATAAGTATTGCCATTACTAATGCCAAAGCACCTAAAATAACATTATTAGAAACACCACTTTCTTGATTAACCGCTGTTCCTGGAACCGCAGCAGCACCAGCTGGAGCAGCAACTTCAGCCTTTGGCTCAGAAGTATAAGCAATGATATTATCAATATCCCCGGTAGATAACTGAGGAAAAGGAGTCATATTAACTTTATTATTATCTTCAAAAAGCTTAACAGCTACAGCATCACCAGATTTAATTAAATCAGCACTATTATGTACCCACTTATAAATCCATGCCATTTCATGTTTTTCAGAAATACCTCTCAACGCAGGACCAGTTGATTTCGCATCAAGTTTGTGACATGCCGCACAATTGGTATTAAAAAGTTCTTTACCTTTTGCTGCATCACCTCCAGAACTCGCCGCTGGAGCTGCTGTAATAGCTGCAGCTGCCGGAGCTGCATCCTGAGCAAATGAAGCTACGGAAATACTCAACATTAATGCTAAGCTTAAAAATAATTTCCTTGAATTCGAATTATGGTTACCCACCTTTTTCATATACTAATATTGATTATCTACTAAAAAATTGTTCGCTTATTAACTAAAAAAATAGAAAATAAAACGAACCTTATTTAAAAACTTCGACAAAAATACGACTTAAGAACTATTCTCAAAACCTTAAAATAATCTTAATTATAATTTATATCAAATCTAAATAAGAAATGTAATTTCAATTTCCTGTTAAAATGTTACTTTTGTAAAATAAATAATCAGATTATGAGATTTTTAAGACCAACACACACTACATTAATACTTCTTTTATTTTTAGCTTTAGCTCCAAAAACACATGCTCAAAATTCAAATTTGACTGTAAATGTGGACCCAAAATTCGAGCAATTACTGACA
The Flavobacterium sp. 5 DNA segment above includes these coding regions:
- a CDS encoding c-type cytochrome, whose protein sequence is MKKVGNHNSNSRKLFLSLALMLSISVASFAQDAAPAAAAITAAPAASSGGDAAKGKELFNTNCAACHKLDAKSTGPALRGISEKHEMAWIYKWVHNSADLIKSGDAVAVKLFEDNNKVNMTPFPQLSTGDIDNIIAYTSEPKAEVAAPAGAAAVPGTAVNQESGVSNNVILGALALVMAILIVMLVLVNKVLRKVAAANGIEVVAKEPTMPIWKAFVKNQFLVLVSAIFLLLAGAYLVYGFLMQVGVDQNYEPIQPIHYSHRIHAGDNEINCKYCHSASRVSKTAGIPSLNVCMNCHKSISEVAETTATPEYSKAFYDEQIQKLYKAVGWDATKQSYTGKTEPVKWVRIHNLPDFVYFNHSQHVTTAGIECQTCHGPVQEFEIMKQFSPLTMGWCINCHRKTDVKMEGNEYYKKIHEELSKKYGVDKLTAAQMGGLECGKCHY
- a CDS encoding TAT-variant-translocated molybdopterin oxidoreductase — encoded protein: MSSNKKYWKSVEELDVNSSIVEALRNNEFVEEIPTDEFLGNEAALSSSSTTRRDFLKYVGFSTAAASLAACEGPVHYAIPYVSQPEQIIPGVADYYATSVFDGFDFANLLVKTREGRPIKIDNNTIAGAKFSANARIHGSILSLYDSMRLKEPKLDAKNASWSAVDSKIKSSIVDAKAKGGQVVFLTNTLASPSTEKLIADFIGANPNAKHVIYDAVSSSEALDAFESVYGERALVDYDFSKASVIVSVGADFLGDWQGGGYDAGYAKGRIPSGTTGSKKISKHIQLESNMTLSGAAADKRVAMSTANQKQALVLIYSIITGSSVANSLDAAFKADVTKAAQQLKAAGTKGLLVSGIQDKNAQLLVLAINQVLASESFSTSGSRQIRKGSNEKVAQLLKDMNAGSVHTLIMSGVNPVYTLADSKLFVEGLKKVKTSVALSLKEDETASLTTIAAPVPHYLEAWGDLTLTKGTYSLTQPTIRPLFNTKQFQDILLSINGIPGTYYDYLKAFSASVTAGSSWNQVLHDGVYVGVIPAAAGGTADYTGAANALAQAKSTGLELVLYTKTGMGDGQQANNPWLQEFPDPLTRVSWDNYVTVSNADAKKWGLTNEIVANGGLNGSYVTLTANGVKLENIPVIVQPGQAVGTIGMALGYGRKAALKEEMQVGINAYALYSGFNNVQSATIVKASGEHEFACVQGQKTLMGRGDIIKETTLEIFNSKDAELWNEKPQVSLDHQEVEATSVDLWGSFDRSTGHHFNLSIDLNACTGCGACVIACHAENNVPVVGKSEVRRSRDMHWLRIDRYYSSESTFAGDDERKDNIAGLSSSLSTFNEMEKAGDNPQVAFQPVMCQHCNHAPCETVCPVAATSHGRQGQNQMAYNRCVGTRYCANNCPYKVRRFNWFLYNKNSEFDYHMNDDLGRMVLNPDVNVRSRGVMEKCSMCIQMTQATILKAKNEGRVIKDGEFQTACSNACSTGAMIFGDVNDEEAVVTKLAEDERSYHLLEHVGTKPNVVYHVKVRNT